The Bacillus sp. Marseille-Q1617 genome has a segment encoding these proteins:
- a CDS encoding TOMM precursor leader peptide-binding protein has protein sequence MSSFVVIVGDGMLADRVCAQISARYPVFRQGSFEKRLPVRADLVLALDDTWNPAVHQQAEEVMRGAQVPWLRGFVSFGEGVVGPLVRPCTPGCSQCADLRRLLGGKERHEMREVQGKLAEVGGLTRDPWASNSGLMHMAHIIAAEARRFLEGEKPHSEGRICLTELKTLNSSWHSFIPDSLCGVCSRIPDDSPELARVSLRPSRKISRGSFRCTSLDELKNVLVKDYLDNRTGLFNSKMYDLVTPFADASVNMPMFSGDEGTAGRTQAYSDSELTAILEGLERHCGLQPRGKRTVVHDSYRNVKEQALDPLKVGVHTDEQYAMPGFPFAKFDPERAIDWVWGYSLIEERPILVPELLSYYSLGCGSAGFVYETSNGCALGGSREEAIFYGIMEVVERDSFLLTWYAELNLPRLDPSTAGDEELQLMIERMQAVAGYDLYLYNATMEHRIPSVFAIAKNRKDSGLNLILAAGAHLDPVKAAKSAIQELAGMMLNLDEKLEKNREKFEKMLHDDSLVTQMDDHGMLYGLPQAEERLGFLLNDSRPLRSFQEEFKWTSDHTDLTDDLKDILESFRSENLDVIVVDQTAPELEKNGLHCVKVLIPGMLPMTFGQHLTRLTGLERVLNVPAELGYDDRPLTFEELNQKPHPFP, from the coding sequence ATGAGTTCTTTCGTGGTGATTGTCGGGGATGGGATGCTTGCGGACCGGGTATGTGCGCAAATTTCAGCACGGTATCCCGTGTTCCGGCAGGGCAGTTTTGAAAAAAGACTCCCTGTACGTGCGGATTTGGTGCTTGCCTTGGATGATACGTGGAATCCGGCTGTTCATCAGCAGGCAGAAGAAGTGATGAGGGGAGCTCAGGTCCCGTGGCTGAGAGGCTTTGTTTCGTTTGGGGAGGGGGTCGTTGGACCACTTGTTCGGCCCTGCACACCGGGATGCTCCCAATGCGCCGATCTGCGGCGTCTCCTCGGAGGGAAGGAACGCCATGAGATGCGGGAGGTACAGGGGAAACTCGCTGAAGTCGGCGGACTAACGAGGGACCCATGGGCGTCGAATTCCGGATTGATGCACATGGCTCACATCATCGCGGCGGAAGCTCGCAGGTTCCTAGAGGGTGAAAAGCCGCATTCGGAAGGCCGGATATGTTTAACCGAACTGAAAACATTGAACAGCTCGTGGCATTCCTTCATTCCTGATTCTTTATGTGGTGTTTGCAGCAGGATTCCGGACGATTCGCCGGAATTAGCCCGGGTTTCCCTTCGGCCGAGCCGGAAAATCAGCAGGGGAAGTTTCCGCTGTACTTCCCTCGATGAACTGAAAAACGTGCTTGTAAAAGACTATCTGGATAATCGGACGGGACTTTTTAACTCGAAGATGTATGACCTGGTGACGCCGTTTGCGGATGCAAGTGTCAATATGCCGATGTTTTCCGGGGATGAAGGGACGGCAGGCCGGACTCAAGCTTACTCGGACAGCGAGCTCACTGCCATTCTTGAAGGATTGGAACGTCATTGCGGACTGCAGCCGCGCGGTAAACGGACAGTCGTACATGACAGCTATCGGAATGTGAAGGAACAAGCGCTCGACCCTTTGAAGGTCGGCGTGCATACTGATGAACAATATGCCATGCCAGGATTTCCATTTGCGAAGTTCGATCCGGAGAGGGCGATTGACTGGGTGTGGGGCTATTCACTCATCGAAGAGCGTCCGATACTTGTCCCTGAGCTTCTTAGTTACTACAGCCTGGGCTGCGGCTCAGCCGGTTTTGTGTATGAGACGTCCAATGGCTGTGCGCTTGGCGGAAGCCGTGAGGAAGCGATTTTTTACGGAATCATGGAGGTCGTCGAACGGGATTCATTCCTGTTGACCTGGTATGCAGAGCTCAACCTGCCGCGGCTTGATCCTTCTACAGCTGGTGACGAGGAGCTCCAGTTGATGATCGAGCGGATGCAGGCGGTCGCAGGGTATGATCTCTATTTGTATAACGCCACCATGGAGCACAGGATCCCGAGCGTCTTTGCAATCGCCAAAAACAGGAAGGATTCAGGCTTGAATCTGATCCTCGCGGCAGGTGCCCATCTGGATCCTGTAAAGGCGGCAAAAAGCGCGATCCAGGAACTCGCCGGGATGATGCTGAATCTTGATGAAAAACTGGAAAAGAACAGGGAGAAATTTGAAAAAATGCTTCACGATGATTCCCTCGTGACGCAGATGGATGATCATGGCATGCTGTATGGATTGCCGCAGGCGGAAGAACGGTTAGGGTTTTTACTGAATGACAGCAGGCCATTGAGAAGTTTCCAGGAAGAGTTCAAATGGACGTCTGATCATACCGATCTTACGGATGACCTGAAGGATATTTTGGAATCATTCCGAAGCGAGAACCTTGATGTCATTGTCGTTGACCAAACCGCTCCGGAACTTGAGAAGAACGGTCTGCACTGTGTGAAAGTCTTGATCCCCGGCATGCTTCCGATGACATTCGGGCAGCATCTTACCCGTCTGACAGGACTTGAGCGGGTCCTGAACGTCCCGGCGGAACTGGGATACGACGACCGGCCGTTGACATTTGAAGAACTTAATCAAAAACCGCATCCGTTTCCTTAG
- a CDS encoding heterocycloanthracin/sonorensin family bacteriocin, with translation MNNFHHELQGLNVGDFQATQPVSWDQHMYDPNDERLFLGFGGCFGFGFSCFFSCFGCGGCFRCGGCGRCGRCGGCGRCGGCGRCGRCGR, from the coding sequence ATGAATAATTTTCACCATGAACTTCAAGGTCTGAATGTAGGTGATTTCCAGGCAACACAGCCTGTGTCCTGGGATCAACATATGTATGATCCAAATGACGAGCGGCTGTTCCTGGGATTTGGAGGCTGTTTTGGATTTGGATTCTCATGTTTCTTTAGCTGTTTTGGCTGCGGTGGATGTTTCCGTTGCGGTGGCTGCGGCAGATGTGGACGATGTGGCGGATGCGGCCGTTGCGGAGGCTGCGGCAGATGCGGACGCTGCGGGCGTTAA
- a CDS encoding glycosyltransferase family A protein has protein sequence MAASEVINLAIGFLAVVIGILVFWSLPVPGLTSKNAAGLPLLSIIIPARNEEGRISPLLQSLQEQRFKQFEILVVDDDSSDNTVAVAERYGATVLKNSGAGKSSACWLGAEHAKGSWLLFLDADTRFTSVNGISNLLHFYQAKGARGIVALQPFHTVKRLYEHLSVVFNIIVVVGMNLFTVWGARFKTAGSFGPCILCNRDDYFLSGGHLGIEGAIMDDLALGEAFLDKNLPVRCLGGKGIISLRMYPEGLGTLIEGWCKSFAVGSKSTHPVVMLMVIIWISGSLTTAGAFITSLVERDPATMILSGVLYILFTIQTAWFARRVGDFRWTVFPFYPVLFLFFAGVYLYSFIRVNVFHSVKWKGRKFKV, from the coding sequence ATGGCAGCATCAGAAGTGATTAATCTCGCTATTGGGTTCCTTGCAGTGGTGATTGGCATCCTCGTGTTCTGGTCCTTGCCGGTTCCTGGTTTGACCTCCAAAAATGCTGCCGGTCTCCCGTTACTGTCCATCATCATCCCTGCCAGGAATGAAGAGGGCAGGATCTCACCGTTATTGCAATCATTACAGGAGCAGCGTTTCAAACAATTTGAAATACTGGTTGTGGACGACGATTCATCCGACAATACGGTGGCTGTCGCGGAAAGATATGGCGCGACGGTCCTGAAGAATTCAGGGGCAGGAAAGTCGTCTGCCTGCTGGCTCGGTGCCGAGCATGCAAAAGGAAGCTGGCTGTTGTTTTTAGATGCAGATACGAGATTCACTAGTGTGAATGGTATAAGCAACCTGCTGCATTTCTACCAGGCAAAAGGAGCCCGGGGCATCGTCGCATTACAGCCATTTCATACAGTGAAGCGGTTGTATGAACACCTCTCCGTTGTCTTTAATATCATTGTTGTGGTGGGGATGAACCTGTTTACGGTCTGGGGGGCGCGGTTTAAGACCGCCGGCTCGTTCGGTCCATGCATACTTTGCAACCGGGACGATTACTTTTTGTCGGGGGGGCATCTGGGAATCGAGGGGGCCATCATGGATGATCTCGCACTGGGGGAGGCTTTTCTTGATAAAAATCTCCCGGTCCGCTGCCTCGGCGGCAAAGGGATCATCTCCCTGCGCATGTACCCGGAAGGCTTGGGCACCCTGATCGAAGGCTGGTGCAAAAGTTTCGCCGTTGGATCCAAGTCTACTCATCCAGTCGTTATGCTGATGGTCATCATCTGGATTTCCGGCAGCTTAACCACTGCAGGTGCATTCATTACTTCTTTAGTTGAACGGGACCCTGCCACGATGATATTGAGCGGAGTTTTATATATCCTGTTTACGATTCAAACTGCATGGTTTGCCCGTAGGGTCGGTGATTTCAGATGGACGGTGTTTCCTTTTTATCCGGTGCTGTTTTTGTTTTTTGCAGGGGTTTATTTGTATTCCTTTATCCGGGTGAATGTGTTTCATTCGGTGAAGTGGAAGGGGCGGAAGTTCAAGGTTTGA
- a CDS encoding CBO0543 family protein: protein MLITKEQGKRLNEIQNAEEKINTLWVDYWKDFSGFDTVPFWVIIGMLVLPLVLTLFKIDRTKVFQIGFFGFNIHTWFTYSDAIAIRTGHVYYPYQVIPVLPVNFALDASLVPVTFLLVYQWCINNNKNVFLYGLFTCAFFAFFFKPVMTAWEFIKLDKGMNFFYLFLNYVGILIMSIVITKVFLYLKHHPKKDRKIN from the coding sequence ATGTTGATTACTAAGGAGCAGGGAAAGCGGCTGAATGAGATACAAAATGCAGAAGAAAAGATAAACACCTTGTGGGTGGACTATTGGAAAGACTTTTCTGGTTTTGATACAGTCCCGTTTTGGGTCATTATTGGGATGCTCGTTTTGCCTCTTGTTCTTACTTTATTTAAAATAGATAGAACAAAGGTTTTTCAAATTGGATTTTTCGGATTCAATATACATACATGGTTCACTTATTCAGATGCGATCGCAATCAGGACAGGCCATGTATATTACCCGTACCAAGTGATACCCGTTTTGCCCGTTAACTTTGCCCTGGATGCTTCACTTGTGCCTGTTACCTTCTTGCTGGTATATCAGTGGTGTATCAATAACAATAAGAATGTATTCCTTTATGGTCTCTTTACTTGTGCTTTCTTCGCTTTCTTCTTCAAACCTGTCATGACTGCATGGGAATTCATCAAACTGGATAAGGGTATGAATTTCTTTTATCTCTTTCTCAATTATGTTGGCATTTTAATTATGTCGATTGTCATTACAAAGGTGTTTCTATATTTAAAACACCATCCCAAAAAAGATAGGAAGATTAATTAG
- a CDS encoding proline dehydrogenase, whose translation MEAISKRFFLYLSYNKALDRMAKRWGSKFGANKIIGGQTFSQAIPLITQLNQEGFQVTVDHLGEFVDSVDDAREHVRECIESIKAIAYHQLDTEMSVKLTSLGLDISRDLVLEHMELILSKAKEYGITVTLDMEDSSRCPAILDIYKTLRQKYENVGTVIQSYLYRSDQDVDDLKQFSPYLRLVKGAYKESGKVAFPEKQKVDENLKHLIKKQLLNGHYTAVASHDEAMIDYTIGLVKEHNIPNDRFEFQMLYGMRNQLQSDLVKKGYTVRIYLPYGEDWYGYFMRRLAERPANIAFALKGIFSK comes from the coding sequence TTGGAAGCCATAAGTAAGCGCTTTTTCTTGTATCTGTCTTACAATAAGGCATTGGACCGAATGGCCAAGCGATGGGGATCCAAATTTGGGGCCAACAAGATCATTGGGGGCCAAACCTTTTCGCAGGCCATTCCATTGATTACTCAATTGAACCAGGAAGGATTCCAGGTTACAGTCGATCACCTAGGTGAATTTGTTGATTCCGTGGATGATGCACGGGAACATGTCCGGGAGTGTATCGAGAGTATAAAGGCAATTGCTTACCATCAGTTGGACACTGAAATGTCTGTAAAACTGACATCGCTTGGATTGGATATCAGTCGTGACCTGGTGCTCGAACATATGGAGTTGATTTTATCCAAGGCAAAAGAATATGGAATCACGGTCACCCTCGATATGGAGGATTCATCCAGGTGCCCTGCCATCCTCGATATTTACAAAACCCTTCGGCAGAAGTACGAAAATGTGGGGACGGTCATCCAGTCCTATCTGTATCGGTCAGATCAGGATGTAGATGATCTCAAGCAGTTCTCACCCTATTTAAGGCTGGTGAAGGGTGCATATAAAGAATCAGGTAAGGTGGCTTTCCCTGAAAAGCAAAAAGTGGATGAGAATCTGAAACATCTCATCAAAAAGCAGCTTTTAAACGGTCATTATACTGCCGTGGCTAGCCATGATGAAGCGATGATCGATTACACCATCGGGTTAGTGAAAGAACACAATATCCCGAACGACCGCTTCGAGTTTCAAATGCTTTATGGAATGAGGAATCAATTGCAGTCCGATCTCGTTAAAAAAGGGTATACAGTCCGTATTTACCTGCCTTACGGGGAAGATTGGTACGGGTACTTCATGAGACGGCTGGCTGAAAGGCCTGCAAACATCGCGTTTGCATTGAAGGGAATCTTCAGCAAGTAA
- a CDS encoding putative thiazole-containing bacteriocin maturation protein — translation MGKLEPSMRLKVKRDTFYLPEPNSGVYFRNNQCSFRMEGSGIDQWVEKLLPMFNGEYSLEYLTNGLPGPYKSRVMEIAEVLHTNGFVRDVSRDLPHQLPRHAVEKFASQIEFVDSLADSGASRFETYRHSNVLAVGSGPFLASLVSSLIESGISNLQVLVTDEVPTNRRRLLELVDHARQTDPELELLEVGFSEDGWRETLKPFDSVLYVTQNENLEKLELLQDICRKDKKLFVPAICHKQKGIAGPIIHPESEAGWESAWRRIHAAALRKENQGPAESAVPGAMLANMIVFELFKEMTGVSKSNQRNRIFLLDTETLEGSWHSFLPHPQEIGNAGAEAVQSLEARLEQGSERIDREKMLYFFSLLTSKETGVFHVWEEGDTKQLPLAQCRVHPVDVLSEGPAELLDEVICSGLTHEEARREAGLQGVEVYASRLGRSMVPHRNGEYVATCAGATFAECVGRGLQKCLTDELRKRECVQQSTISRLELAEIKDERCHFYIKALTTMQGKPEIGIGEDVARFPVVYVRGKNGWYGNAGLTLTNALRNSLQHALFYAQNGTDAFDAKPVSDVVEEQSAERIDIAAAEDGIVAETVKDAIETLKRNQKQLAVYELDMEPVFKQELEGVFAVLLREEEMQ, via the coding sequence ATGGGGAAATTGGAGCCTTCTATGCGCTTAAAAGTAAAGAGGGATACGTTTTACCTCCCTGAACCAAACAGCGGTGTTTATTTCAGGAATAACCAGTGTTCTTTCCGGATGGAAGGAAGCGGGATCGATCAGTGGGTGGAGAAGCTGCTGCCGATGTTCAATGGGGAGTATTCGCTTGAGTATTTGACGAACGGACTGCCTGGTCCTTATAAAAGCAGGGTGATGGAAATCGCGGAGGTTTTGCACACAAATGGATTTGTTCGGGATGTAAGCAGGGACCTTCCGCACCAGCTGCCCCGGCATGCAGTGGAAAAATTCGCATCACAGATCGAATTTGTGGATAGTTTGGCAGATTCGGGGGCATCAAGGTTTGAAACCTACCGCCATTCAAATGTCCTGGCAGTGGGGTCTGGTCCTTTTCTGGCTTCATTGGTTTCATCGCTGATTGAATCTGGAATATCAAACCTGCAGGTGCTCGTGACCGATGAAGTGCCCACGAACAGAAGGCGGCTGCTGGAGCTTGTGGATCATGCCCGTCAAACAGATCCGGAGCTTGAGCTTCTCGAAGTCGGATTCAGTGAAGATGGATGGAGGGAGACCCTGAAGCCGTTCGATTCGGTTTTATATGTGACTCAAAACGAAAACCTTGAGAAATTGGAGCTCCTTCAAGACATTTGCAGGAAGGATAAGAAGTTGTTTGTTCCTGCAATTTGCCACAAGCAGAAAGGAATCGCAGGTCCGATCATCCATCCCGAATCAGAGGCTGGCTGGGAATCTGCATGGAGACGGATACACGCTGCGGCATTAAGAAAAGAAAATCAGGGTCCTGCCGAATCTGCGGTCCCTGGGGCGATGCTTGCGAACATGATCGTTTTTGAATTATTTAAAGAGATGACAGGAGTGTCGAAATCGAATCAGAGAAATAGAATCTTTCTGCTGGATACAGAAACACTTGAAGGAAGCTGGCATTCCTTTTTACCGCATCCACAGGAAATCGGAAATGCAGGAGCTGAAGCTGTTCAAAGTCTGGAAGCGAGGCTGGAGCAGGGCTCAGAAAGAATTGACAGGGAAAAAATGCTGTATTTCTTCAGTCTGTTGACGTCAAAAGAGACCGGGGTTTTTCATGTATGGGAGGAAGGAGATACAAAGCAGCTGCCACTTGCTCAATGCCGTGTGCACCCGGTTGATGTACTGTCTGAAGGTCCGGCAGAACTGCTGGATGAGGTGATCTGCAGCGGTTTGACCCATGAGGAGGCACGACGGGAAGCCGGGTTGCAAGGGGTAGAAGTGTATGCTTCCAGATTGGGCCGTTCGATGGTTCCTCATCGTAACGGTGAATATGTTGCGACCTGCGCAGGGGCGACATTTGCGGAATGTGTTGGACGCGGGCTTCAGAAGTGCTTGACGGATGAGCTGAGAAAAAGGGAATGTGTTCAACAGAGTACGATTTCACGTCTTGAATTAGCTGAGATTAAGGATGAGAGATGTCATTTTTATATTAAGGCACTGACCACCATGCAAGGGAAGCCTGAAATCGGGATCGGTGAGGATGTGGCCCGATTTCCTGTCGTCTATGTCCGAGGGAAAAATGGCTGGTATGGAAATGCAGGATTAACCCTTACCAATGCACTGAGAAACTCTCTGCAGCACGCTCTTTTTTATGCTCAGAACGGTACGGATGCTTTTGACGCAAAACCTGTTTCCGATGTGGTAGAGGAACAGAGTGCGGAGAGAATAGACATTGCCGCCGCTGAAGACGGGATCGTGGCTGAAACCGTGAAAGATGCAATTGAAACTTTGAAGAGGAATCAGAAGCAGTTAGCGGTTTATGAACTGGATATGGAACCCGTTTTCAAACAGGAGCTGGAAGGCGTGTTTGCTGTGCTGCTGCGAGAGGAGGAAATGCAATGA
- the pruA gene encoding L-glutamate gamma-semialdehyde dehydrogenase — MSNGVFNIPTPKNEPGNTYAPGTKERETLKAELKRQSETVVDIPVIINGENIKTDSVKQVVMPHDHQHVLANFSLAGEKELRDAVEAAMAAKESWANMPWQHRASIFLKAADLISGPYRDVINSATMLGQSKTAYQTEIDAAQELADFLRFGVDYANQIYQMQPDSMKNIWNRLEYRPLDGFVLAISPFNFTAIGGNLPSAPAIMGNVVVWKPASTSVLSNYYFMRILEEAGLPKGVINFVPSRGSQVSEVVLTDPRMSGFHFTGSTSTFQTIWKNVGENIMNYKSYPRLVGETGGKDFVFAHETAQADKVVAALVRGAFEYQGQKCSAASRAYIPASMWEEVKAGVLEETAKLKVGDVRDFRNFMGAVIDKPAFDSITSYIDYAADSEEAEIIAGGTYDDSKGYFVQPTVIVTTNPNFKTMTEEIFGPVLTIYVYENDQLEDTLTAVDTASMYALTGAIFAQDREAIMHLERRLSGAAGNFYINDKPTGAVINQQPFGGSRGSGTNDKAGSVFNMIRWTSPRIIKENFAPTTDIAYPFMDEE, encoded by the coding sequence ATGAGTAACGGAGTTTTCAATATCCCAACACCTAAAAATGAGCCTGGCAATACATATGCCCCAGGTACAAAAGAAAGAGAAACATTAAAGGCAGAATTAAAGCGCCAATCGGAAACAGTAGTCGATATCCCTGTCATCATCAATGGGGAAAACATTAAGACGGATTCAGTGAAGCAAGTCGTCATGCCGCATGATCATCAACATGTCCTTGCAAACTTTTCGCTTGCTGGTGAAAAAGAGCTGCGTGATGCTGTAGAGGCTGCAATGGCTGCAAAAGAATCATGGGCCAACATGCCGTGGCAGCACCGTGCATCCATTTTCCTGAAAGCGGCGGATTTGATCTCCGGACCTTACCGTGACGTCATCAACTCGGCTACGATGCTGGGTCAATCGAAAACAGCTTATCAAACTGAAATTGATGCTGCACAAGAATTAGCAGACTTCCTTCGTTTCGGCGTCGATTATGCAAACCAAATCTATCAAATGCAGCCGGATAGCATGAAAAATATCTGGAACCGCCTGGAATATCGTCCATTGGATGGTTTCGTATTGGCGATCTCCCCATTCAACTTCACGGCAATCGGCGGGAACCTGCCATCTGCCCCTGCCATCATGGGGAACGTAGTCGTTTGGAAACCGGCGTCAACTTCTGTACTATCAAACTACTACTTCATGCGTATTTTAGAAGAAGCAGGATTGCCTAAAGGGGTCATCAACTTCGTCCCTTCCCGCGGTTCACAAGTATCAGAGGTAGTCTTGACGGACCCTCGCATGTCCGGATTCCACTTCACCGGATCAACAAGCACATTCCAGACCATCTGGAAAAACGTCGGGGAGAACATCATGAACTACAAATCATACCCTCGTCTGGTCGGGGAAACTGGCGGGAAAGACTTTGTATTCGCCCACGAAACAGCGCAGGCAGACAAAGTGGTCGCTGCACTTGTCCGCGGAGCATTTGAATACCAAGGTCAAAAATGTTCAGCAGCATCCCGTGCCTACATCCCTGCAAGTATGTGGGAAGAAGTGAAAGCTGGCGTATTGGAAGAAACGGCCAAGCTTAAAGTCGGAGATGTCAGAGACTTCAGGAACTTCATGGGTGCGGTCATCGATAAACCGGCTTTCGATTCCATCACAAGCTACATCGACTATGCGGCAGATTCTGAAGAAGCAGAAATCATCGCCGGCGGCACGTATGATGATTCTAAAGGCTACTTCGTTCAACCGACAGTCATCGTGACAACGAATCCAAACTTCAAAACGATGACAGAAGAAATCTTCGGACCAGTATTAACGATTTATGTATACGAAAATGACCAATTGGAAGACACATTGACTGCAGTCGATACAGCGTCCATGTATGCATTGACAGGCGCGATCTTCGCACAAGACCGTGAAGCGATCATGCACCTTGAGCGCCGCCTATCAGGTGCAGCCGGTAACTTCTATATCAACGACAAACCAACAGGCGCCGTGATCAACCAGCAGCCATTCGGCGGTTCCCGCGGTTCCGGTACAAACGATAAAGCAGGCTCTGTCTTCAACATGATTCGCTGGACCAGTCCACGCATCATCAAAGAAAACTTTGCTCCGACTACGGACATTGCTTATCCGTTTATGGATGAAGAATAA
- a CDS encoding CdaR family transcriptional regulator, whose protein sequence is MEAKDLILQAEDIHKATELISSKLGNPVIIENKNFELISYSSSFDKFDQTQQKTILTKKCPIFIIDRLKKEGIVHRLENQSDPIRVQPMEELGFHQRVVIAAKYLGNTIGYIWVQESGRLLQSEELAFLEEISPHLGNLINDIYAKANFKKDKKEEVLWRLLQHEYGSESQLRHDASLVKLTLPERFTVAVYSITSPQYQPMLHHLERLVQETSFSTTVYALKTEYQVILVLYGKADQPFSSLELARDLARKVKDQTGEEQFYNFLIGVGKEYTSLYQMRKSFLEASEVIETANFISPRPESMPREFAQLGIYRYLPALYEKNTSKDYYSDDLLSLIKNDVKKQTDLLRTLEVYLKNDGKGKQTANELFIHPNTLNYRIKKIQELTTIDFNNFNMKVYLYTELLLLNNVEAYYQRYKEALKGIG, encoded by the coding sequence ATGGAAGCAAAAGATTTAATCCTCCAGGCAGAAGACATCCATAAAGCGACGGAATTGATCAGTTCCAAATTAGGCAACCCCGTCATCATTGAAAACAAAAATTTTGAATTGATTTCCTACAGTTCCTCTTTCGATAAATTCGATCAAACACAGCAAAAGACAATCCTCACAAAAAAGTGTCCGATCTTCATCATCGACCGGCTGAAAAAAGAAGGCATCGTACACCGTCTTGAAAACCAATCGGATCCGATCAGGGTTCAACCAATGGAAGAGCTGGGATTCCACCAGCGCGTCGTGATCGCCGCAAAATATCTCGGGAACACGATCGGGTATATCTGGGTACAGGAATCCGGCCGCCTTCTCCAGAGTGAAGAGCTTGCCTTCCTTGAAGAGATCTCCCCTCACCTTGGAAATCTGATCAATGATATTTACGCAAAGGCAAATTTTAAAAAAGACAAAAAAGAAGAAGTATTGTGGCGTCTCCTGCAGCATGAATACGGAAGTGAAAGCCAGCTGCGCCATGATGCATCACTGGTCAAACTGACATTACCGGAACGGTTCACAGTGGCCGTCTATTCCATCACGTCACCACAATATCAACCGATGCTCCACCATCTTGAGAGGCTTGTCCAAGAAACATCCTTCAGCACAACTGTCTATGCGTTGAAAACAGAATACCAGGTGATCCTCGTTCTATACGGCAAAGCAGATCAACCATTCTCATCGCTGGAATTAGCGAGGGACTTGGCCAGAAAGGTCAAAGATCAAACAGGGGAAGAGCAATTTTATAACTTCTTGATCGGGGTCGGAAAGGAATACACCTCCCTCTATCAAATGAGGAAGAGCTTCCTGGAAGCGTCAGAGGTCATCGAAACCGCCAACTTCATCAGCCCGCGCCCTGAATCGATGCCGCGGGAATTCGCACAACTGGGCATCTACCGGTACCTGCCTGCCCTTTACGAAAAAAACACCTCAAAGGATTATTACAGCGATGACCTGCTGTCCTTGATCAAGAACGATGTCAAAAAGCAGACCGATCTGCTCCGGACACTTGAAGTCTATTTGAAGAACGACGGAAAAGGCAAACAGACCGCCAACGAATTGTTCATCCATCCGAACACCTTGAATTATCGAATCAAAAAAATCCAAGAGCTTACCACCATTGATTTCAATAACTTCAACATGAAAGTATATCTATATACTGAATTACTGCTGTTGAATAATGTTGAAGCTTATTATCAGCGGTATAAAGAGGCTTTGAAGGGGATTGGTTAA